Proteins co-encoded in one Candidatus Nanopelagicales bacterium genomic window:
- a CDS encoding SDR family oxidoreductase → MTSPSPSDPSPSDPSPSGSGSPHNAAPATGSPHNGAPATGSPHNGAPATGSPHNAGPATGRVALVTGASAGIGRATANVLTSRGWTVIGASRRGTAGAGWRGLVMDVDSDESVREGVASAVAHRGNIDALVLAAGWGLAGPVETTTPAEAKAQFETNFWGAVRVATEALPALRARSGRIVLISSIGGQVGIPFQAYYSASKFALEGWAEALAYEVAPFGVDVTLIQPGNFRTDFTSGRREAAAGSGPYTSAFRRAVRVMEHDESNGADPVAAARVIAAQLDARRPRRRISVGPGRDRIALVAKRVLPHRWFEAVAKDGLGVS, encoded by the coding sequence GTGACTTCGCCTTCCCCCTCGGACCCTTCCCCCTCGGACCCTTCCCCCTCGGGCTCGGGCTCGCCGCACAACGCCGCCCCCGCCACCGGCTCGCCGCACAACGGCGCCCCCGCCACCGGCTCGCCGCACAACGGCGCCCCCGCCACCGGCTCGCCGCACAACGCCGGGCCCGCCACCGGGCGGGTCGCCCTGGTGACGGGGGCATCCGCGGGTATCGGCCGCGCCACCGCGAACGTGCTGACTTCCCGCGGGTGGACCGTGATCGGAGCCAGCCGCCGAGGCACCGCTGGGGCCGGCTGGCGTGGACTGGTGATGGACGTCGACAGCGACGAGTCAGTGCGTGAGGGCGTGGCCAGTGCAGTGGCGCACCGCGGCAACATCGACGCGCTGGTGCTGGCCGCTGGTTGGGGCCTCGCGGGTCCAGTGGAGACCACCACTCCAGCCGAGGCAAAGGCCCAGTTCGAGACGAACTTCTGGGGGGCGGTGCGGGTGGCCACCGAGGCCCTTCCGGCACTGCGGGCGCGCTCGGGTCGGATCGTGCTGATCAGCAGCATCGGAGGTCAGGTGGGAATCCCGTTCCAGGCCTACTACAGCGCGAGCAAGTTCGCTCTCGAGGGCTGGGCCGAGGCGCTCGCGTACGAAGTCGCTCCGTTCGGTGTGGACGTCACGCTGATCCAGCCCGGCAACTTCCGCACCGACTTCACGTCGGGCAGACGGGAGGCTGCCGCGGGTAGTGGACCGTACACATCCGCATTCCGGCGGGCCGTGCGCGTGATGGAGCACGACGAGAGCAATGGTGCCGACCCGGTCGCTGCGGCCCGTGTCATCGCCGCGCAACTGGACGCCCGACGCCCGCGGCGCCGGATCTCCGTCGGTCCGGGGCGTGACCGAATCGCGCTGGTGGCCAAGCGTGTACTGCCCCACCGTTGGTTCGAAGCAGTCGCCAAGGACGGGCTTGGGGTGTCATGA
- a CDS encoding excalibur calcium-binding domain-containing protein, which translates to MTVRPRIAAIAGILTLTAATVAVPATGHAEMKAGTGSCSELRQDYSGGVAKSKKAADRIVKKGFQRPIVCKRLYLQVHSALDPNGNKVACETR; encoded by the coding sequence ATGACAGTACGACCTCGCATAGCCGCCATCGCCGGGATCTTGACCTTGACCGCGGCAACGGTGGCGGTCCCGGCCACCGGTCACGCCGAGATGAAAGCCGGCACCGGGTCATGCTCCGAACTGCGGCAGGACTACAGCGGCGGGGTGGCCAAGAGCAAGAAGGCTGCCGACCGTATCGTCAAGAAGGGTTTCCAGCGACCGATCGTGTGCAAGCGCCTGTACCTGCAGGTACACAGTGCGCTGGATCCCAACGGAAACAAGGTCGCCTGCGAAACCCGGTGA
- a CDS encoding cytochrome c biogenesis protein CcdA, with protein MIALLGALIAGVLTTLAPCVLPLLPIIVGGSVAAETPINGQASSGSGSVAVATRQRSRIRGPVIIASSLGASIIVFTLLLKATTTLIGIPTSVWEWVSGGLLIVLGVVSLFPHLWERASTALGLQARSSARLSAARRTDGTLGLILTGAALGPVFTSCSPLYGYVIVTVLPADAAFGMLLLLAYVAGLCGTLLGIALLGQRAVRGARWAADPDGWFRRGLGAVFILVGVLVLTGWMKDIETWLIANSPIRPWDLDQGFIPR; from the coding sequence ATGATCGCCCTTCTCGGCGCCCTGATCGCCGGTGTGCTCACCACGCTGGCGCCCTGCGTGCTTCCCTTGCTCCCCATCATCGTCGGAGGCTCGGTCGCTGCGGAGACTCCGATCAACGGTCAAGCCTCGAGCGGCTCTGGGTCCGTGGCAGTCGCGACGAGACAGCGATCACGTATCCGTGGGCCCGTGATCATCGCATCCTCCCTGGGGGCGTCGATCATCGTCTTCACCCTCCTGCTCAAGGCGACGACCACCCTGATCGGGATCCCCACCTCGGTGTGGGAATGGGTGTCCGGTGGCCTGCTGATCGTGCTCGGTGTCGTGTCGTTGTTCCCGCATCTGTGGGAACGAGCCAGTACGGCATTGGGACTACAGGCTCGCTCCAGCGCCCGACTCAGCGCCGCGCGCCGCACCGACGGGACTCTGGGGCTGATCCTCACCGGGGCAGCCCTCGGACCGGTCTTCACGTCCTGCTCCCCCTTGTACGGATATGTGATCGTCACGGTGCTGCCCGCCGACGCCGCATTCGGGATGCTCCTGCTCCTGGCCTACGTCGCCGGACTGTGCGGAACCCTGCTGGGTATCGCACTCCTCGGCCAGCGCGCCGTCCGCGGAGCACGGTGGGCCGCCGACCCTGACGGCTGGTTCCGCCGCGGACTTGGTGCAGTCTTCATCCTCGTCGGAGTGCTCGTCCTGACGGGGTGGATGAAGGACATCGAGACCTGGCTCATCGCCAATAGCCCGATCCGCCCCTGGGATCTCGACCAAGGTTTCATCCCGCGCTGA
- a CDS encoding thioredoxin family protein has translation MTITRNAATVPGIAAVLLLSLAACSSGSGSTAADPAATPAPVTSNTPAEPDSKPTPDGKKPSQPATVPGAFISYADYQADSSKYAAGDVVLFFNATWCPTCQEAKGNLESTSIPEGLTVVSVDYDDNTDLKQEYGVTTQHTFVQIAPDGKELTKFTGSTTVDEIDSQLV, from the coding sequence GTGACCATCACTCGAAACGCAGCGACGGTGCCGGGAATCGCCGCGGTGCTGCTTCTCTCGTTGGCGGCGTGCTCGTCCGGATCGGGCTCGACCGCCGCCGACCCCGCGGCCACCCCCGCTCCCGTGACGTCGAACACGCCCGCGGAACCCGACTCGAAGCCCACGCCCGACGGCAAGAAGCCATCGCAGCCGGCAACGGTGCCCGGGGCGTTCATCAGCTACGCGGACTATCAGGCGGATTCGTCGAAGTACGCGGCTGGCGATGTCGTGCTCTTCTTCAACGCGACCTGGTGTCCGACGTGCCAGGAGGCGAAGGGCAACTTGGAGTCGACCTCGATCCCCGAGGGGCTCACTGTCGTCAGTGTCGACTATGACGACAACACCGACTTGAAGCAGGAGTACGGTGTCACAACCCAGCACACGTTCGTCCAGATCGCTCCCGACGGCAAGGAACTGACGAAGTTCACCGGTTCGACCACTGTCGATGAGATCGACAGTCAACTGGTCTGA
- a CDS encoding acyl-CoA-binding protein, producing MAELDDRFEAAVAASKTLTKAPDQDVMLQMYALFKQANEGDVAGKRPGFTNPVGRAKHDARAKIAGMSSDQAKQDYIALVDSLK from the coding sequence ATGGCAGAACTCGACGACCGATTCGAAGCAGCGGTTGCCGCATCGAAGACGCTGACGAAAGCGCCGGACCAGGACGTCATGCTGCAGATGTATGCCCTGTTCAAGCAGGCCAACGAAGGTGATGTTGCGGGCAAGCGGCCAGGTTTCACCAACCCGGTCGGACGCGCGAAGCACGATGCCCGCGCCAAGATCGCCGGCATGTCGAGTGACCAGGCGAAGCAGGACTACATCGCGTTGGTCGACTCCCTGAAGTAA
- a CDS encoding alpha/beta hydrolase, with the protein MTAAASPTERPRSERKLPRHSMVATFAVAAVAGGNIMLAPGNASGSTGIAAPAASAPVASQSTVNWADCPSDAQPDKQCATVKVPKVYGKSGSGTVRIALARIPATGTADQRIGSLFWDAGGPGGPSTEFIDSVAARMSPAVRKRFDFVAFDPRGIGASTPSLGTCEGPWPIRPADTTTPNWATVQRKSAADLAAANRACVRNARNIAGAMGTNNVVRDLEQLRKAVGDRKLTFWGTSYGTRIGYVYALKYPDKVRALVLDGNIDPSSNYIGLPEIGGTAQDLALQFIRNHDPSAYQAVMETGDSLVETPIPLDNGGVFSHWDWLDVAGNFVAFQSAWGDLSAAAEIVNLARGTDEQSELARARLAAWKQLPNSNEGGGFSMVNCLDYDQRLTAKQETQISQVNARDYPVFGGSLSMMYAIGCRGLNSIDPDPIPLVTKNKQRAKLGDVPVLLANATKDGSTPLAWAKSMQAAFDRPLLKYKSSQHVIWGATSSSCVNKPIDRFVIQGKELTQSRTCPFAPSPPSVTSSALTTDQWGQLR; encoded by the coding sequence ATGACTGCCGCTGCCTCGCCGACCGAAAGACCGCGCTCTGAACGGAAGCTCCCCCGCCACTCGATGGTGGCCACCTTCGCAGTTGCCGCGGTGGCAGGCGGGAACATCATGCTTGCCCCCGGCAACGCGTCGGGATCCACGGGCATCGCGGCCCCTGCCGCGTCAGCACCGGTGGCGTCGCAGTCGACGGTCAACTGGGCGGACTGCCCCTCCGACGCCCAGCCGGACAAGCAATGCGCCACCGTCAAGGTGCCCAAGGTCTACGGCAAGTCCGGCAGTGGAACCGTCCGGATCGCTCTGGCGCGCATCCCAGCCACGGGCACCGCGGACCAGCGCATCGGCTCACTGTTCTGGGACGCCGGTGGGCCAGGGGGCCCGAGTACCGAATTCATCGACTCCGTCGCCGCCCGTATGTCACCGGCGGTACGGAAGCGCTTCGACTTCGTGGCGTTTGATCCCCGTGGAATCGGTGCGTCGACGCCGAGCCTCGGGACCTGTGAAGGCCCCTGGCCCATCCGGCCGGCCGACACCACCACCCCCAATTGGGCAACAGTCCAACGCAAGTCGGCCGCGGACTTGGCCGCCGCCAACCGTGCATGCGTCCGCAACGCACGCAATATCGCGGGGGCCATGGGGACCAACAACGTCGTGCGCGATCTGGAGCAGCTACGCAAGGCTGTCGGAGACCGCAAGCTGACGTTCTGGGGAACCAGTTACGGCACGCGGATCGGCTATGTCTACGCGCTGAAGTACCCCGACAAGGTGCGGGCACTGGTCCTCGACGGCAATATCGACCCGTCCAGCAACTACATCGGACTGCCGGAGATCGGCGGCACCGCGCAAGACCTCGCACTGCAGTTCATCCGCAACCACGACCCGAGCGCTTACCAGGCGGTCATGGAGACGGGCGACTCCCTGGTAGAGACTCCGATACCACTGGACAACGGTGGCGTGTTCTCTCATTGGGACTGGCTCGACGTGGCGGGCAACTTCGTCGCATTCCAGAGCGCGTGGGGCGATCTGTCGGCGGCGGCGGAGATCGTCAACCTTGCGCGCGGAACAGATGAGCAGTCCGAACTGGCCCGAGCTCGCCTGGCCGCGTGGAAGCAACTTCCCAACAGCAACGAGGGTGGCGGCTTCTCCATGGTGAACTGCCTGGACTACGACCAGAGACTCACAGCGAAACAGGAGACTCAGATCTCGCAGGTCAACGCGCGCGACTACCCGGTGTTCGGCGGCTCGTTGTCCATGATGTACGCGATCGGGTGTCGCGGGCTCAACTCCATCGACCCGGATCCGATCCCCTTGGTCACCAAGAACAAGCAGCGCGCCAAGTTGGGCGACGTTCCGGTCCTGCTGGCAAACGCCACCAAGGACGGTTCCACTCCCCTGGCATGGGCCAAGAGCATGCAGGCTGCTTTCGACCGGCCACTGCTGAAGTACAAGAGCAGTCAGCACGTCATCTGGGGAGCGACGTCGTCGTCGTGCGTGAACAAGCCGATCGACCGTTTCGTGATCCAGGGGAAGGAACTCACGCAGAGCCGCACATGCCCGTTCGCGCCTTCACCCCCGAGCGTGACGAGTTCGGCGCTGACGACCGATCAGTGGGGACAGCTGCGCTGA
- a CDS encoding VOC family protein, producing the protein MSRVVHFEIQADDLERAKSFYGAVFDWKFEDYGHFTGSPYWGVVTGPDEEMGINGGLMPRPAPAPGPGHGLAAFVCTIGVEDFDETAAKVLAAGGQVALPKMALTGMAWQGYFLDTEGNTFGVHQPDPEAR; encoded by the coding sequence ATGTCGCGAGTGGTCCACTTCGAGATCCAGGCCGATGACCTGGAACGAGCCAAGAGTTTCTACGGGGCGGTGTTCGACTGGAAGTTCGAGGACTACGGCCACTTCACCGGATCCCCCTACTGGGGTGTCGTCACGGGCCCGGATGAGGAGATGGGCATCAACGGCGGGCTGATGCCGCGTCCCGCTCCTGCCCCGGGGCCAGGACACGGACTGGCCGCATTCGTCTGCACCATCGGGGTGGAGGACTTCGACGAAACCGCCGCGAAGGTACTTGCCGCGGGCGGTCAGGTCGCACTGCCCAAGATGGCGTTGACCGGTATGGCGTGGCAGGGCTACTTCCTCGACACCGAGGGCAACACGTTCGGCGTGCATCAACCCGACCCCGAGGCGAGGTAG
- a CDS encoding NAD(P)/FAD-dependent oxidoreductase: MSRRTAQPYKRHPVTDDYDAIVIGSGIGGLACAAMLAKHGDKKVLVLERHYTPGGYTHVFHRPGYEWDVGVHYVGDVSPGSPTRRVFDDISDGRIEWADMGDVYDRVIIDGDIYDLPKGRRNLRDALVSWFPAEESAIDGYFDAVRAAVSASMPFQASKTFPSAIAALAGPLLKRNFRRWSDRTTRQVLEELTDDQRLIAVLTAQCGDYGLPPAQSSFAMHALVASHYFRGGYYPVGGSGVIAESIIPVIERAGGTVLINAEVAEIVIEDGHAVGVRMAADDKVIRAPIVVSDAGVVNTFTHLLPHDVAQSKGLLTDLTQVSPSMGHLCLYLGFDKTAEELELPKHNLWIYPNDDYDRTFRDSRTDPEADLPLVYVSFPAAKDPDFERRHPGHSTVDVITAAPYEWFEHWQGSRWKRRDSEYQAFKDGLADRMLEAVFSQLPQLRGQVAIAEISTPLTTQHFAGYSRGELYGLDHTPQRLRQGFLKPTTPIPGLYLTGQDIVTCGVAGAMFGGVLTATTLQRGTLMTGMVKSALRRALPSLPGLPGRSAQPNA; the protein is encoded by the coding sequence ATGAGCAGGAGAACTGCCCAGCCCTACAAGCGTCACCCGGTGACGGATGACTACGACGCCATCGTCATCGGTTCGGGGATCGGGGGCTTGGCCTGTGCGGCCATGCTGGCGAAACATGGCGACAAGAAGGTGCTGGTGCTAGAACGGCACTACACGCCCGGCGGCTACACGCACGTCTTCCATCGACCTGGTTACGAGTGGGACGTCGGGGTTCACTACGTCGGAGACGTCTCCCCCGGCTCGCCCACCCGCAGGGTGTTCGACGACATCAGCGACGGCCGCATCGAGTGGGCGGACATGGGGGATGTCTACGACCGCGTGATCATCGACGGCGACATCTACGACCTGCCCAAGGGACGGCGGAATCTGCGTGACGCGCTCGTGTCGTGGTTCCCTGCCGAAGAGTCGGCGATCGACGGTTACTTCGATGCTGTCCGTGCCGCCGTGTCCGCCTCGATGCCCTTCCAGGCCAGCAAGACCTTTCCCAGCGCCATTGCGGCGCTCGCCGGCCCACTGCTCAAACGCAACTTCCGGCGCTGGTCGGACCGAACGACCCGCCAGGTACTCGAGGAACTCACGGACGACCAGCGCTTGATCGCCGTGCTCACTGCTCAATGCGGTGACTATGGGCTGCCTCCCGCGCAGTCCAGTTTCGCCATGCACGCCCTGGTCGCCAGTCACTACTTCCGGGGTGGCTACTACCCCGTCGGTGGGTCGGGGGTGATCGCGGAGTCGATCATCCCTGTGATCGAGCGCGCGGGTGGAACGGTCCTCATCAACGCCGAAGTCGCTGAGATCGTGATCGAGGACGGTCATGCCGTCGGTGTCCGTATGGCCGCCGACGACAAGGTCATCCGGGCGCCGATCGTGGTCAGTGATGCCGGCGTCGTGAATACCTTCACGCACCTGCTGCCGCACGATGTCGCCCAGAGCAAGGGGCTGCTGACCGACCTCACCCAGGTGTCGCCGTCGATGGGCCACCTGTGCCTGTATCTCGGGTTCGACAAGACGGCAGAGGAGCTGGAACTGCCGAAGCACAACCTGTGGATCTACCCCAACGACGACTACGACCGCACCTTCCGCGACAGCCGCACAGACCCGGAAGCGGACCTGCCGCTGGTATACGTGTCGTTCCCCGCGGCCAAGGACCCGGACTTCGAGCGCCGTCATCCCGGGCACTCCACCGTGGACGTCATCACCGCAGCGCCATACGAATGGTTCGAGCACTGGCAAGGCAGCAGGTGGAAACGCCGCGATTCCGAGTACCAAGCCTTCAAGGACGGGCTGGCCGATCGCATGCTCGAAGCCGTCTTCTCGCAGTTGCCGCAACTGAGGGGGCAGGTCGCCATCGCCGAGATCTCCACACCGTTGACCACGCAACACTTCGCCGGTTACTCGCGCGGTGAGTTGTACGGCTTGGACCACACCCCGCAGCGACTGCGGCAGGGATTCCTCAAACCCACGACTCCGATTCCCGGGCTGTACCTGACCGGGCAGGACATCGTGACGTGCGGCGTCGCGGGCGCGATGTTCGGCGGTGTGCTCACGGCAACGACACTGCAGCGCGGCACGCTGATGACCGGCATGGTGAAGTCGGCGCTGCGCCGAGCGCTGCCGTCGTTGCCCGGCCTGCCCGGCCGCTCGGCACAGCCCAACGCATAG
- a CDS encoding DEAD/DEAH box helicase — MRPELVTSLAALGYEAPTPIQRAAIPQMLSGKDLLCQAATGTGKTAAFALPMLSERADNTGGTSPTALVLAPTRELCMQVAEAIHRYGRPFGTRTLPVYGGQPIGRQISALKRGVDIVVATPGRALDLLERKVLVLDDVTTVVLDEADEMLDMGFAEDLDAILEQAPTQRQTVMFSATMPKRILRIAKAHLTDPERIEIPREVLPEGERPAIKQTVYIVARAHKVALLGRILDLESPTAALVFCRTRDEVDQLTETLNGRGYRAEGLHGGMDQRQRDRVMNRLRRGDAELLVATDVAARGLDIDQLTHVVNFDVPAAPESYVHRIGRVGRGGREGSAITIAEPREQRLIRSIERTLKQHIEIGRIPTSAELRERRMATTRAVLAGICQDDDLDAYRGLLGSLTDDFDPDDVALAAIKMAHLATIGDAGEEDIPVVEARRDRDRDQDRDHRRDRGRGRGRDLGRGRDRDRDRDRDSGGRKGYRESGRGGDGRLGGDGRHGESRHGESRHGEKGERRGKGGKGGKGGRRDFDSSRAPGKGRDRLFIGAGHDAGIRPGDIVGAIANETGLTGADVGAVRISDRFTTVEVPSDAAKDVIRALSSTRIKGNKVKVRRDRHTDSGPPKRRK, encoded by the coding sequence TTGAGACCGGAACTGGTCACCAGCCTCGCAGCACTCGGATACGAGGCGCCGACGCCGATCCAACGAGCGGCGATACCCCAGATGCTCAGCGGCAAGGATCTCCTCTGCCAAGCAGCGACGGGCACGGGAAAGACCGCGGCGTTCGCCCTACCGATGCTCAGTGAGCGCGCCGACAACACTGGCGGGACCAGCCCGACTGCCCTGGTACTGGCGCCGACGAGAGAACTGTGTATGCAGGTGGCCGAGGCGATCCACCGCTATGGCCGCCCATTCGGGACCCGCACTCTGCCGGTGTATGGCGGTCAACCGATCGGTCGGCAGATCAGCGCTCTCAAACGAGGTGTGGACATCGTCGTGGCGACTCCCGGGCGGGCACTGGACCTGCTCGAGCGGAAGGTCCTGGTCCTGGACGACGTCACGACCGTCGTACTGGACGAGGCCGACGAGATGCTCGATATGGGGTTCGCGGAGGACCTCGACGCCATCTTGGAGCAGGCCCCCACACAACGTCAGACGGTGATGTTCTCGGCGACCATGCCCAAGCGCATCCTCCGGATCGCGAAGGCGCATCTGACCGATCCCGAGCGCATCGAGATTCCCCGCGAGGTATTGCCCGAGGGCGAACGGCCCGCGATCAAGCAGACCGTCTACATCGTGGCCCGGGCCCACAAGGTGGCGCTGCTGGGCAGGATCCTGGACCTGGAGTCCCCTACCGCGGCGCTGGTGTTCTGCCGCACACGTGACGAGGTGGACCAACTGACCGAGACCCTCAACGGTCGCGGCTACCGGGCCGAAGGGCTTCACGGGGGCATGGACCAGCGGCAGCGGGACCGCGTCATGAACCGTCTGCGCCGAGGAGATGCCGAACTGCTGGTGGCCACCGACGTGGCCGCTCGTGGTCTGGACATCGACCAACTCACGCACGTGGTGAACTTCGATGTGCCGGCGGCACCGGAGTCGTACGTCCATCGGATCGGTCGGGTGGGGCGTGGCGGTCGGGAGGGCTCAGCGATCACCATCGCCGAGCCGCGCGAACAGCGGTTGATCCGCAGCATCGAACGGACGCTCAAGCAACACATCGAGATCGGCCGGATCCCGACCTCGGCCGAGTTGCGGGAGCGTCGCATGGCCACCACACGCGCGGTCCTGGCGGGGATCTGTCAGGACGACGACCTCGACGCCTACCGCGGCTTGCTGGGTTCCCTCACCGATGACTTCGACCCCGACGATGTCGCGCTCGCCGCGATCAAGATGGCGCACCTCGCGACCATCGGTGACGCCGGCGAGGAGGACATCCCGGTGGTGGAAGCCCGCCGCGACCGTGACCGTGACCAGGACCGTGACCATCGCAGGGATCGGGGCCGGGGGCGGGGCCGGGACCTGGGCCGGGGCCGAGACCGAGACCGGGACCGAGATCGAGACAGCGGCGGACGCAAGGGTTACCGCGAGTCCGGTCGTGGTGGAGACGGTCGGCTCGGTGGAGACGGTCGGCACGGTGAAAGTCGGCACGGTGAAAGTCGGCACGGTGAAAAGGGCGAAAGAAGAGGAAAAGGCGGGAAGGGCGGGAAGGGCGGCAGAAGGGACTTCGACTCCTCCCGAGCACCGGGCAAGGGCAGGGATCGACTGTTCATCGGTGCGGGTCACGATGCCGGGATCCGCCCAGGAGACATTGTGGGCGCGATCGCCAACGAGACAGGATTGACGGGCGCCGACGTCGGCGCAGTACGCATCTCCGACCGCTTCACGACGGTTGAGGTTCCGTCAGATGCGGCCAAGGACGTGATCCGCGCCCTGTCCTCCACCAGGATCAAGGGCAACAAGGTGAAGGTTCGCCGGGACCGACACACCGACTCCGGACCTCCGAAGCGGCGCAAGTAG
- a CDS encoding APC family permease has product MEISADALVPDISFSNVAFISGALLMFSGIEISAIHSGDVENPGRTIPRSNLIAVALCFLCFAPVTLALAVVIPSGDINIVTGLIQSGEAIFDQFNVGWMTAVLAFLLVTGLAAALVQILGGPSRGLVVAGRVGGNLPPALQKENRNRMPVVIILGQAAVSSVLALGYGLLGSVQNAWFLFAIIQTNMTLIMYGMMLVSLVKLRISQPDTPRPYRIPGKWVGLVAVIGVGLLVCLLGLIVSMIPTEEATGMSTGAYVAVVVIGTGAFLAMPFLFWLFRKPSWKVESEVDALADTPDPEALAT; this is encoded by the coding sequence ATGGAAATCTCGGCTGACGCCCTTGTCCCCGATATCAGCTTCAGCAATGTCGCGTTCATCTCCGGCGCCCTGCTCATGTTCTCCGGCATCGAGATCTCCGCGATCCACAGCGGCGACGTCGAGAACCCGGGTCGGACCATTCCTCGCTCCAACTTGATCGCGGTTGCCCTGTGTTTCCTGTGTTTCGCGCCCGTCACGCTCGCACTTGCCGTGGTGATCCCCAGCGGAGACATCAACATCGTCACGGGCCTCATCCAGTCCGGTGAGGCGATTTTCGACCAGTTCAATGTCGGTTGGATGACCGCGGTTCTCGCATTCCTCCTGGTCACCGGCTTGGCTGCGGCTCTGGTGCAGATCCTCGGTGGCCCGTCGCGAGGATTGGTGGTGGCCGGGCGGGTAGGCGGCAACCTGCCGCCTGCGTTGCAGAAGGAGAACCGCAACCGTATGCCCGTCGTCATCATCCTGGGTCAGGCGGCTGTGAGTTCCGTCTTGGCCCTGGGCTACGGACTCCTGGGATCCGTACAGAACGCGTGGTTCCTGTTCGCGATCATCCAGACGAATATGACGTTGATCATGTACGGCATGATGCTTGTCTCCTTGGTGAAACTGCGCATCTCCCAACCCGATACACCGCGCCCCTACCGGATCCCGGGCAAATGGGTCGGACTCGTCGCCGTGATCGGGGTCGGACTGCTCGTGTGCCTGCTCGGACTTATCGTCTCGATGATCCCGACGGAAGAGGCGACCGGGATGTCGACCGGCGCCTACGTCGCGGTGGTGGTCATCGGGACCGGGGCGTTCCTCGCCATGCCGTTCCTGTTCTGGTTGTTCCGCAAGCCGTCCTGGAAGGTCGAGAGCGAGGTTGATGCCCTGGCCGACACCCCCGACCCGGAAGCCCTGGCAACCTGA
- a CDS encoding amino acid permease: MSDSPAPGVTRKKVFGVTGLAIFTFSFLANVNTTPQLATFGLGSIVLFLAAIVLFLGPTAMASAEMGSTWPRTGGIYVWTRLAFGEAAAFMIIWLEFANFVVAWPGIMGTLALQAAYPIDPNLSNSPAFLIPIVVLVTWLAAAMALRGLRVAKGFAWYSVIAGTLIPAVLLVGFAVAFLVAWQSPCHGNLG, encoded by the coding sequence ATGAGTGACTCCCCGGCCCCCGGGGTCACCCGCAAGAAGGTCTTCGGTGTCACCGGCCTCGCCATCTTCACCTTCTCGTTCCTGGCGAACGTCAACACGACCCCGCAGTTGGCCACCTTCGGTCTCGGTTCGATCGTGTTGTTCCTCGCGGCGATCGTGCTGTTCCTCGGACCGACGGCCATGGCATCGGCCGAGATGGGCTCCACCTGGCCCCGTACCGGTGGTATCTACGTGTGGACGCGACTTGCCTTCGGCGAAGCGGCCGCGTTCATGATCATTTGGCTGGAGTTCGCCAACTTCGTGGTGGCGTGGCCCGGGATCATGGGCACTCTCGCTCTGCAAGCGGCGTATCCGATCGACCCGAACCTGAGTAACAGCCCCGCGTTCCTGATCCCGATCGTGGTGCTGGTCACTTGGTTGGCTGCCGCGATGGCCCTGCGTGGATTGCGTGTGGCGAAGGGATTCGCCTGGTACTCCGTCATCGCCGGGACCCTGATTCCGGCGGTGCTGTTGGTGGGGTTCGCGGTCGCGTTCTTGGTCGCCTGGCAATCCCCCTGCCATGGAAATCTCGGCTGA
- a CDS encoding sulfatase-like hydrolase/transferase, whose protein sequence is MDTSHSGSQPPAEPSPRGEGGSRTDSGLTRRRLMQAVGASAGLLAGATTLGSTVAANSVEVAKPAPFTPRGKLRRRPNFLVVVVDEMRAPAVYESEALKRWRRQELKTLNAISRRGFSFDNHQIMSAACAPSRTSFFTGQYPSLHGVTQTDGAAKAAVEEDLYWLDPTTVPTMGHYFRARRLRDLLQGQVAHLARRPDPARNLGCASQLRR, encoded by the coding sequence ATGGACACTTCCCACTCCGGATCACAACCCCCGGCCGAGCCGTCTCCCCGGGGGGAGGGCGGATCCCGCACGGACTCGGGTCTCACCCGGCGTCGACTCATGCAGGCCGTGGGTGCATCCGCCGGACTCCTGGCGGGTGCGACGACCCTCGGGTCCACAGTGGCCGCCAACTCCGTCGAGGTGGCCAAGCCGGCGCCATTCACTCCGCGCGGCAAGTTGCGCCGGCGCCCCAACTTCCTGGTGGTCGTGGTCGATGAGATGCGCGCGCCCGCGGTCTACGAGTCTGAGGCGCTCAAGCGTTGGCGTCGGCAGGAATTGAAGACCCTCAATGCGATCTCTCGCCGCGGGTTCAGTTTCGACAATCACCAGATCATGTCGGCGGCGTGCGCTCCGAGTCGCACGTCCTTCTTCACGGGCCAGTATCCGTCTCTGCACGGCGTGACCCAGACGGACGGGGCTGCGAAGGCAGCCGTCGAGGAGGACCTGTACTGGCTCGACCCCACCACAGTCCCGACCATGGGCCACTACTTCAGGGCCCGCCGGCTACGAGACCTTCTACAAGGGCAAGTGGCACATCTCGCACGCCGACCTGATCCAGCCCGGAACCTGGGATGCGCTTCCCAGCTACGACGCTGA